The DNA segment AACAAGGAGCTGCACCCGTATCATAATTAACAAATTGTCTAGCCGAGGCAATGGGCCAAGACATTCCTACCTCTCTCATGTGATTTCTTCTGACTTGGCAATGATGCTAAACCAGATCTAaaagaaaatgaaataaaaaaatacatgaatGTAATTGAGTGTTAATATGGTCTCTGTATAATACGTGTCCAGATAGAAGATACATAGACCTGCTACCTTGTCTCCATAGAACACACATAGAACCTCAGCTCTCCACAGGACACGTCATTCCAGCCCTGCCCACCTGTTGTCAAGACAAATCTCACTTCAGTTATTTCAATGtgctcagagagtgtgtgtgtgtgtgtgtgtgtgtacctccagtgTGTAGCTCCATACAGTTCTCCCCCTGTCCAGAGTTACTGGGCTCATCCTCCTCCCAGTAGAAACTGTCAACAGCTGAGCCGTCACTCCACAGCCACATCCCCTCCTTATCACAGAAACACATTGATTGATGGATTGAAAACACTTCATTGTTTTTAAACAGAAAGTACATTGAGTTTTTGCCTCTGTAAACTGTAGACa comes from the Oncorhynchus tshawytscha isolate Ot180627B unplaced genomic scaffold, Otsh_v2.0 Un_contig_4204_pilon_pilon, whole genome shotgun sequence genome and includes:
- the LOC121841892 gene encoding ladderlectin-like; protein product: MGGYDAAQEGMWLWSDGSAVDSFYWEEDEPSNSGQGENCMELHTGGGQGWNDVSCGELRFYVCSMETRSGLASLPSQKKSHERGRNVLAHCLG